A genomic region of Ovis canadensis isolate MfBH-ARS-UI-01 breed Bighorn chromosome 9, ARS-UI_OviCan_v2, whole genome shotgun sequence contains the following coding sequences:
- the RIDA gene encoding 2-iminobutanoate/2-iminopropanoate deaminase — protein MSSLVRRIISTAKAPAAIGPYSQAVLVDRTIYISGQLGMDPASGQLVPGGVVEEAKQALTNIGEILKAAGCDFTNVVKATVLLADINDFSAVNDVYKQYFQSSFPARAAYQVAALPKGGRVEIEAIAVRGPLTTASL, from the exons ATGTCGTCTTTGGTCAGAAGGATAATCAGCACCGCGAAAGCCCCTGCGGCCATTGGTCCCTACAG TCAGGCTGTGTTAGTCGACAGGACCATTTACATTTCAGGACAGCTAGGCATGGACCCTGCAAGTGGACAGCTTGTGCCAGGAGGGGTGGTAGAAGAGGCTAAACAG GCTCTGACAAACATAGGTGAAATTCTGAAAGCAGCAGGCTGTGACTTCACGAATG TGGTAAAAGCAACGGTTTTGCTGGCTGACATAAATGACTTCAGTGCTGTCAATGATGTCTACAAACAAT atTTCCAGAGTAGTTTTCCAGCAAGAGCTGCTTACCAGGTTGCTGCTTTGCCCAAA GGAGGCCGTGTTGAGATCGAAGCAATAGCTGTGCGAGGACCTCTCACGACAGCATCACTCTAA
- the ERICH5 gene encoding glutamate-rich protein 5 — protein MGCSSSALNKAGDGNRLRNATEESESCFVQPKPRALGRESTLCGKVQKESLPPLDKLKISAASTANGVQSLPEQPLTKETADPPGATEETQPLQGPKGSEPPQPGGKDGAPGAEGKEEDAEAVTEAPPLKGSAETEPLGAENQPLITAGERDSPGAVEGTEDPQAAGEMTPLGTAERVPLETAREPGSQEAGGKGERSQLPETVPKETESPEMLEGSQPVETAETQHLQETVGEDEQSQLVETVPKENASLEVSDGSQSVGAERKKQLQETLGKDEQPQLRETIPREHGGPEVSDGSQSEGAEEEKQPQETLGKDEQPQLRETILREHGGPEVLDSSRCVETAVKADSLHKTAEGPGNMQKLQPEGTVESMEHLVEMARKIHTNEEDQHIEGETGETVETEMESEKVSEAAETKEEETGEAMDLSAATQIGLDGRVKGHSML, from the exons CCACAGAAGAAAGTGAGTCCTGCTTTGTCCAGCCAAAACCACGTGCACTGGGAAGAGAATCTACTTTGTGTGGCAAAGTACAAAAGGAAAGCCTTCCTCCATTAGACAAGCTCAAGATCTCAGCCGCATCCACAGCTAATGGTGTTCAGTCCCTCCCTGAACAGCCCCTGACAAAGGAGACTGCAGACCCACCCGGAGCCACAGAGGAAACTCAGCCTCTGCAGGGACCGAAGGGGTCTGAGCCACCTCAGCCAGGTGGCAAAGATGGTGCTCCAGGagcagaaggaaaggaggaggatGCGGAAGCGGTGACAGAGGCTCCGCCTTTGAAAGGAAGTGCTGAGACTGAACCTTTAGGAGCCGAGAATCAGCCTTTGATAACAGCGGGAGAGAGGGACTCTCCTGGAGCAGTGGAAGGTACTGAGGATCCACAAGCTGCCGGAGAGATGACGCCTCTAGGAACAGCTGAGAGAGTTCCTCTGGAAACAGCCAGAGAGCCAGGATCTCAAGAAGCTGGAGGAAAGGGTGAACGGTCCCAACTCCCAGAGACAGTTCCCAAGGAGACAGAATCTCCGGAGATGCTGGAAGGCAGTCAGCCTGTGGAAACAGCTGAGACGCAGCACCTTCAAGAAACAGTTGGAGAAGATGAGCAGTCCCAACTTGTAGAAACAGTTCCCAAAGAGAATGCATCTCTGGAAGTGTCGGACGGAAGTCAGTCTGTGGGAGCCGAGAGAAAAAAGCAACTTCAGGAGACGCTGGGGAAAGATGAGCAGCCCCAGCTTCGAGAGACGATTCCCAGAGAGCATGGCGGACCGGAAGTGTCAGACGGAAGTCAGTCTGAGGGAGCCGAGGAAGAGAAGCAACCTCAGGAAACGCTGGGGAAAGATGAGCAGCCCCAGCTTCGAGAGACGATTCTCAGAGAGCATGGCGGACCGGAAGTGTTGGACTCAAGTCGGTGTGTGGAGACAGCTGTAAAGGCTGATTCACTCCATAAAACTGCGGAAGGTCCTGGGAACATGCAGAAGCTCCAACCTGAAGGAACAGTTGAAAGCATGGAACATCTGGTGGAAATGGCCAGGAAAATTCACACTAACGAAGAGGACCAACACATTGAAG gtgagacagGAGAAACGGTTGAAACAGAGATGGAGAGTGAGAAAGTCAGTGAAGCAGctgaaacaaaagaagaagaaacaggagAAGCCATGGATCTTTCAGCAGCCACACAGATAGGTCTGGATGGAAGGGTGAAGGGACACAGCATGTTGtaa